A stretch of Lathyrus oleraceus cultivar Zhongwan6 chromosome 6, CAAS_Psat_ZW6_1.0, whole genome shotgun sequence DNA encodes these proteins:
- the LOC127091942 gene encoding uncharacterized protein LOC127091942: protein MSSLSEEVQFFDADDDIVSISDANGIAENPEVVDSGSSSVEGLLRDFGYELWTRSPGSIRERRSKFKTWMELSLDQKNLESLVDGSGCEREDEMNRMKDGVDRMIKSYGCVEDFFSTRSTISCLSSMNSSSEFSLVENSPCRDESLENGVGSNEDRVGQGRENNDQLVVSDELENANTVGFSPMYQHEIGNEIEETSVFESWKKRAKKGLLKKLRSMSCMMDGQQGESDNRKNESGVSFSGCKIQRVKVRQCRKQRKELSALYTGQDIQAHEGPIFTMKFSPDGQYLASAGEDGVVRLWQVVEEERHNEIDIPEVDTSCIYFTVNDLSELTPLFMDKDKIRNAKSLKKTSDSACIIFPPKVFRLLEKPLHEFHGHEGEVLDLSWSKHNYLLSSSVDKTVRLWQVGHDCCLKVFSHSNYVTCIQFNPVDDNYFISGSIDGKVRIWGIPDCHVVDWTDVKEIVTAVCYQPDGQGGIIGSMTGNCRFYSVSDNHFQMQSQICLLGKKKSPGRGITGFQFLPQDSNKVMVTCADSQVRIIEGLNVVCKFKGLSAGSLMSASLTSDGKHILSASEDSNVYLWNVSDDESHTMKAKKIKSCERFYSNASVVVPWCGLKSDNIENSKPLDVLNKSSPQALCLDPPSSFSLSQDFFLDSIPKGSATWPEEKLPTSRSPKSKKSALHKSAYKFLKSSCKSTSNCHAWGLVIVTAGLDGRIKSFHNYGLPVLV, encoded by the exons ATGAGTAGTTTAAGTGAAGAAGTTCAGTTTTTTGATGCAGATGATGATATTGTGTCAATCTCAGATGCAAATGGGATTGCTGAAAACCCTGAAGTTGTTGATTCTGGTTCTTCTTCAGTGGAAGGTTTGTTGAGAGATTTTGGATATGAATTGTGGACTAGGAGTCCGGGTAGTATTCGGGAGCGAAGGAGTAAGTTTAAAACATGGATGGAATTGAGTTTGGATCAGAAAAACCTTGAGAGTTTGGTAGATGGAAGTGGTTGTGAAAGGGAAGATGAGATGAATAGGATGAAAGATGGAGTTGATAGGATGATTAAAAGTTATGGTTGTGTGGAGGATTTCTTTTCGACTCGGTCAACCATCTCTTGTCTGTCTTCGATGAATTCTTCATCAGAGTTCAGTTTGGTGGAGAATTCACCATGCCGAGATGAGAGTTTGGAAAATGGGGTAGGGTCTAATGAGGATCGGGTGGGGCAGGGTAGGGAGAATAATGACCAGTTGGTGGTTTCTGATGAATTGGAAAACGCAAACACCGTAGGGTTCTCTCCTATGTACCAACATGAGATTGGTAACGAAATCGAAGAGACGAGTGTTTTTGAGTCGTGGAAGAAGAGGGCTAAAAAGGGTTTGTTAAAAAAATTACGATCAATGTCATGCATGATGGATGGACAACAAGGAGAATCTGATAACAGGAAGAACGAAAGCGGTGTTTCATTCTCGGGTTGTAAGATTCAACGTGTTAAGGTCCGTCAATGCAGGAAGCAAAGAAAGGAGCTTTCGGCTCTTTATACAGGACAAGATATTCAAGCACATGAAGGTCCGATTTTTACCATGAAATTTAGTCCTGACGGCCAGTATCTTGCTAGTGCCGGCGAAGATGGAGTTGTACGATTATGGCAAGTTGTTGAGGAGGAGAGACATAATGAAATCGACATTCCAGAAGTTGACACATCCTGCATTTACTTTACAGTGAATGATCTCTCTGAATTGACACCCTTGTTTATGGATAAGGATAAGATTAGAAATGCCAAGAGCCTGAAAAAGACATCAGATTCGGCTTGCATCATTTTCCCTCCTAAGGTCTTCCGGTTGTTGGAGAAACCACTGCACGAGTTCCACGGTCATGAAGGTGAAGTTTTGGATCTCTCTTGGTCAAAACATAAT TATCTGCTGTCATCTTCAGTTGATAAAACTGTCCGGCTATGGCAAGTTGGACATGACTGCTGCTTGAAAGTTTTCTCACACAGTAATTACG TGACATGCATACAATTCAATCCCGTGGATGATAATTATTTCATTAGCGGATCAATAGATGGAAAAGTGCGCATTTGGGGAATTCCTGATTGTCATGTTGTTGATTGGACCGATGTCAAGGAAATTGTCACCGCAGTGTGCTATCAACCTGATGGACAG GGAGGAATTATCGGGTCCATGACAGGAAATTGTCGGTTTTATAGTGTATCAG ATAATCACTTTCAGATGCAATCACAAATATGCTTACTTGGTAAAAAGAAATCTCCCGGGAGAGGAATAACTGGCTTTCAG TTTCTTCCACAAGATAGTAACAAAGTTATGGTTACCTGTGCTGATTCACAAGTCAGAATCATTGAAGGGCTTAATGTTGTTTGCAAATTCAAAG GCCTTAGTGCAGGGAGCCTAATGTCGGCATCTCTTACTTCGGATGGAAAACACATTTTATCAGCGTCTGAAGACTCCAATGTATATCTGTGGAATGTTAGTGACGACGAGTCTCACACCATGAAGGCTAAGAAGATTAAGTCCTGCGAGCGGTTTTATTCAAACGCATCTGTTGTAGTACCTTGGTGTGGTTTGAAATCCGACAACATTGAAAATTCTAAACCATTGGATGTCCTAAATAAAAGTTCACCCCAAGCTCTATGCCTCGATCCACCGTCTTCATTTTCTCTAAGCCAAGATTTTTTCTTGGATTCTATCCCGAAAGGTTCCGCAACTTGGCCCGAAGAAAAACTTCCTACTTCAAGAAGCCCCAAGTCTAAAAAATCCGCACTGCACAAATCTGCATATAAGTTCTTGAAATCCTCTTGCAAGAGTACTTCCAATTGTCATGCGTGGGGACTAGTCATCGTGACTGCTGGTTTGGACGGGCGAATAAAATCGTTCCACAACTACGGACTACCCGTACTCGTTTGA